Part of the Gemmatimonadetes bacterium SCN 70-22 genome, GCTGCGTATCGCCAGCGTAGAACTGGTCGCGCAGGTCCATCACGAACGGGAGCCCGGTGCGCCGCGCGATCATCCGTGCCGCCTCGTGCGCCATCTGCGGCGGGCCGGAGCTCGCCACCAGGTCGTACCGCGAGGCCGAGGCGAGCGCCGCGCCCAGCGCCGCCGCGTCGCGCGCCCAGAGCATCCACTCGTGATAGTGCATGCGCGCGAGGTATCCGCGCTTGAGCCCGTTGATCCGGCCGCGAAGTCCCGGCTCGACGATCGGTCCCGTCCACGCCGGGGCGGCCGACGATGCCCGCCGCGAGGGACGGTCGGCCGACGCGCGCATCGCCTGCCGCCGGCGCACGACCCACTGCTCGACGTGGCGCAGCCACGGCGTGCGACGAGGAACTGCCCACAACCGCGTCCCCGGCGGCAGCGCCGCGAGGCGCGAGTCGTCACGCACGGCGGCGGTGGCCGGGTCCATCATCAGGACATCGCCCTGCCAGCCGCGCGTCGCGGCGTAGCCGAGGAGCTTCTCCCAGCGCAGCGCGCCCATGCTGGAATCCGGTGGGAAGCTGTAGCTGACCAGCAGCAACCGCCGGGCGGCAGGACCGGCCGGTGGCGCGGTGAAGAATGGCGACGGAGGCGCGGAGGATTCGGTCACGGCGATCAGGTCAGGGTCCCGCGCACGCGGGACACGAGCGCGAGCATGCGATCGCGATACAGGAGCAGGAGCGCGGCGGGGTAGGCGGCCGCTCCGGTGGCGATGTCGGCAGCGAGCGACATGACGCGAGGCATGGACGCCGGATGCAGCTGGCGGGTAGCGACCACCGCCAGGCACATCAGCAGCACGCCCGAGACCGCGGGCGCCAGGGCGCGCAGGTACTCGGTGATGCGGAGGTCCACCTGCCGGAACGTCAGGTACATCATCGGCGCCACCACGAGGACCGGGTACGCCGTGATCCACCCCGCTGCCACCCCCGCCGTCCCCCACCGGCTCCCGAAAATGAACGCGACCGGCATGACCAGCAGTCCGAGGAGGTTCAGGAGCATCATCAGCCGGTTGCCGCCGGTGACCACGAGCACCTGCGGGAGGATCGGGTTGATGCCCCGAAGTGTCGCCGCGATCCCCAGCAGTTGCAGGGGAGCGATCATCCCCACCCAGCGCTCCCCCAGCACCAGCGGAACCAGGTCCCTGGCCACCAGCGCCATGCCGATGGTGGCGGGAAAGGTGACCAGCGCCAGCGTCTCGGTGATGCGGAGCAGGTAACGCCGAAGGGCCGCCGCGTCGTGTTGCGCCGCCGAGAGCACCGACGGCGTCACGCGCCCCACCAACGAGGTGATCTTCTCCAACGGGGCGCTGGTGAGGTCCCACGCCACGCGGTAGGCGCCCATCGCGTTCTCGCCCAGCATCTTCTGCGCGACGAAGAAGTCGGAGTTGGCGTACAGGTACCAGGCGAGGCGCGCGACGATCGTGTCGCGGCTGAAGGCGACGGCGCCCGCCATCGTCTCCCAGCGTGGGCGTTCGAACGGGACCCGCACGAGCCAGAGCACGCCGATGGTGGACAGCAACGCCCCCACGACCGCGGCCAGCACCAGCGTCCAGTACCGAAGGCCGAGCCACGCGAAGACCACCGACCCCACCGCGAGGGCGATCGCCTGCAGTCCGTCGTTCAGCGCCAGGTCGCGAAAGCGCATGTCGCGTTGCAGCACGGCCTGGGGCACGGTGCGGATGCCGGTGATCACGAAGATGGTCGACATCGCGACGATCACCGCCGTCAGCCGTGGCGACTCGAAGTACCACGCCAGGATGGGGGCGGCGGCGACCGAGACCGCGAGGCTGGCCACCCCGAAGGCGACGGCCAGCGTGTTGATCTGCGCGTGCTGCGACGGCGTCAGGTGCCGAAGGGTGACGATGGTCGCCCCGATCCCGAATTCGCTCAGCATGGTGACGACGCCGAGGTAGATCGTGGCGAGCCCCACCAGCGCGTAGTCGTCGGGCGACAGGAGGCGCACCACGATCAGGGTGCTGGCCCAGGTGACGAGCTGCGTGGCCCAGCGGACGGATCCCATCCACGCCACGCCGTGCGTCAGCGACCGATCCAGGTGCGCGCGGGAGTCCCCACCGCCCTCACCGGGTCCGGGTGATTGAGACCCGCGCGGGGGCTCGTCCGTCCCTGTCATGCGCGGGTCGCCGCGGTGCATGCGTCGCCCGCCGCCCGCGCAGCCGCTACCTTGTGCATCGTCGCGCCCAACCGTTCACGTTCCGTGTATGAAAGTCCTCGTGGTCGCAGGTGCAAGGCCCAATTTCATGAAGGTCGCCCCCGTGCTGCAGGCCCTCGAGCGCCAGGGGCATTCGCGCGTCTTCGTGCACACGGGCCAGCACTACGACGCGTCCATGTCCGACGCGTTCTTCCATGACCTCGGGCTCCCCACCCCCGACTGCCACCTGGGCGTCGGTTCCGGCTCGCACGCCACCCAGACGGCGCGCGTCATGGAAGCCTTCGAGCCGGTGCTCGAGGCGTCGCGCCCCGACTGGATCGTGGTCGTCGGCGACGTCAACTCCACCCTCGCCTGCTCCCTGGTGGCGGCCAAGCTGCGCGAGAGTCTCGGGTGCCGCATCGCGCACGTCGAGGCCGGCCTGCGCAGCAACGACTGGGCGATGCCCGAGGAGGTGAATCGCGTCCTCACCGACCGCCTCAGCGACCTCCTCCTCACGCCGTCGCGCGACGCCGCGCCGAACCTGCGGCGCGAGGGGATCGAGGATTCGCGGGTCGTCTTCGTGGGGAACGTGATGATCGACTCGCTCCTGCGCATGCTCCCCCACGCCCGCGCGCTCGAAACCCCCCGGGCACTCGGCGTCGACGGTGCCCCCTACGCGGTCGCGACGCTGCATCGCCCGTCCAACGTGGACGATCCCGCGCAACTGGCGCTCATCCTGTCCGCATTCGCGGAGCTGGCGCACGACCTCCCCATTCTCCTCCCGATGCATCCGCGCACGCGAGGGCGGGTGCGCACCTTCGGCCTCGACGCGCTCCTCGCGCCGCTGCGCGTCCTCGAGCCCCTGGGCTACACCGAGATGCTCTCGCTGCAGGCCGAGGCGGCGGTGGTGCTGACCGACTCCGGCGGCATCCAGGAAGAGAGCACCGTCCTGGGCGTCCCCTGCGTGACGCTTCGCCGGACGACGGAACGTCCGGTCACGGTGTCGGAGGGGACCAACCGACTGGCCGGGTGGCCGTTGACCCGGGACGGGATCCTCGCCACGGCGCGCGCCGCGCTCGCCGACGGGCGCGTGCCGGTCGGGGCGCGCGCCCCCGAGGGATGGGACGGTCATGCCGGGGAGCGCGTGGTCGACGCCCTGGCTCGGGCCACGCTGCACGTCGCGACCACCTAACGAGTCGCCGCCGGCGCGGGCGCCTCGATCGCCTCCGGGTGCTCGCGCAGCCAGGCCCAGAGCCGGGCGATCCCCTCACGCAGCGACACGGGCGGCTCGTAGCCGAGGACGCGACGGGCGCGCTCGAGCGAGGCCAGGGAGTCGCGCACGTCGCCCGCGCGCGGCGGCTGGTGCTCGACCTGGACCGGTCGCCCCGTCACCTCGCCTACCAGTCGAACGAGGTCGAGGATGGACGTGCGCTCGCCGGCGCCGACGTTTACCACCTGGCCGCTGGCGCGATCGGCCGGCTGCGTCGCCGCCAGCTCGTTGGCCAGGACGACGTTGTCCACGTAGGTGAAGTCGCGAGTCTGGCCCCCGTCGCCGAAGATCCGCATCGGTGTCCCGCTCACGGCGGCCCTGAACAGGGCGGGGACCACCGCCGCGTAGGGCCCGAAGGGGTCCTGACGCGGGCCGAAGACGTTGAAGTACCGGAGCGCGACCCCCTCGATGAGTCCCGCCCGCGCGTAGGCCAGCGTGTAGAGCTCGCCCGCCAGCTTGGCCGCGGCGTAAGGTGAGCGGGGGAGCGGCTCCATGCTCTCGACCTTCGGCAGGACGGCCGTGTCCCCATACGCCGACGAGGAACCCGAGTACACCACGCGCCGCACCCCGTTGGCGCGCGCGCCCTCGAGGACATTCAGCGTCGCGTTCACGTTGTTCTCGTGGCACCCGATGGGGTCCTTGAGCGAGCGGGGAACGCTCGGCAGCGCCGCCACGTGGAACACCACGTCGATGGCGCGGGTCGCGCGCTGGGCCGTGGCCGGGTCGCGCAGGTCTCCCTCGACGAACTCGATCTCCCGCTCGATGTCGCGCAGGTTGCTCCGGAAACCGGTCGAGAGATTATCGACCACGCGCACCACATGCCCCCGCGCCAGGAGGTGGCGCGACAGGTTGCATCCGATGAATCCGGCGCCGCCGGTGACGAGCGTGCGAAGGGGAGACGACATGCCAGTGCGTAGAAGGTCGAGGGCGAATGCCCGGGGCGACATCGGTAAGGTGCAAACCGCACA contains:
- a CDS encoding UDP-N-acetylglucosamine 2-epimerase, which gives rise to MKVLVVAGARPNFMKVAPVLQALERQGHSRVFVHTGQHYDASMSDAFFHDLGLPTPDCHLGVGSGSHATQTARVMEAFEPVLEASRPDWIVVVGDVNSTLACSLVAAKLRESLGCRIAHVEAGLRSNDWAMPEEVNRVLTDRLSDLLLTPSRDAAPNLRREGIEDSRVVFVGNVMIDSLLRMLPHARALETPRALGVDGAPYAVATLHRPSNVDDPAQLALILSAFAELAHDLPILLPMHPRTRGRVRTFGLDALLAPLRVLEPLGYTEMLSLQAEAAVVLTDSGGIQEESTVLGVPCVTLRRTTERPVTVSEGTNRLAGWPLTRDGILATARAALADGRVPVGARAPEGWDGHAGERVVDALARATLHVATT